The following is a genomic window from Prevotella nigrescens.
TTATCACAAAGGTATAAGGATATTCAGTTACCGGCAATAGAAGTAGTGGACATTAAAGACCTTCGGAGGCGTAAAATAATGTCCGGACCATTTTCCCCACGCTTAATTGCTGCCGTGAGAGAAGCACTGCAACGTGGCGAACAAGCTATTCTGTTTCAGAACAGGCGTGGCTTTGCACCTATGATAGAGTGCCGCACCTGTGGCTGGGTGCCACATTGTCCCAACTGCGACGTATCTTTGACCTACCATAAAAGCATGAACGTGCTTACTTGCCATTATTGTGGCTATACCGAACGAGTACCCGAACAGTGCCCAAACTGCGAATGCAAGGACTTGAAGGGGCGTGGCTATGGTACGGAAAAAATAGAAGACGAGATAATGAACGTGTTTCCTGATGCCCGTATAGCGCGTATGGACTTGGATACAACGCGTACAAAGAATGCCTACGAACGTCTGATAAACGACTTTTCGGTTGGCAAGACCAATCTGCTCATAGGTACACAGATGGTTTCAAAGGGGTTAGACTTCGACCGTGTGTCGGTTGTGGGCATACTCGATGCCGACAATATGCTGAACTACCCCGACTTCCGCGCCTACGAGCATGCCTTTACCATGATGGGGCAAGTTAGCGGACGGGCCGGCAGAAAGGGCAAACAAGGATTGGTCATCTTGCAAACACGAAACCCGGAACTGTCCGTTATTCGCCAAGTAGTGAACAACGACTATGCGGCTTTCTACAAATCGCAGCTCAAAGAGCGCGCAGACTTTCACTATCCGCCTTTCTTCCACCTTATATATATATACCTTAAACATCACAACAACGACACTGTCGAATCGGCAAGCTTAGAGTTTGGATCACGTCTTCATGAAGTTTTTGGCGACAGAGTGCTCGGTCCCGACAAACCATCTGTGGCGCGCGTGAAGACCTTACATATACGAAAGATAATGCTGAAACTCGAAAACGGACTCGACTACAAGTTGGCAAAGCAGTATTTGCGTTCTATACGAGACACGATGATAAAGGAAAAGCACTACGGCGTACTCTCCATTTACTTCGATGTGGATCCCTTGTAAGGGTGTACATCGTAACATTAATGCGCACAAACGCTCCTGTTCAGGCAAGTCATACATACCACGGAAAATACATATAACATCTTGTTCCAATCATCGTTTAATTACACATATCGGGAAAATATGTGCAGATTAATTTGGTAGAATAGGACAATCCATATAACTTTGCAGCCAATTTGAATCATATTAATACAAGAAAAGTTAAATTATGAGACTGAAATCATTAATTCTAATGCTTGCCTTGTTTGCCTCGTCAACGAGTATTAAGGCAGGCGGATTACTTACAAATACCAACCAGAGCATTGCATTCTTACGTAGCTTAGCACGTGATGGCGCCATCGGCATAGATGGAGTTTATTCCAATCCTGCAGGTGTAGCCTTCCTTCCAATGGGGCTGCACATTTCGTTCAACGTGCAGAACGTTTATCAAACCCGTACCATCAACTCCGGAATGACCGTTCCTGCATTGCAAGGCACACCTTTCTATCAGCCTTTCCGACTGAATGGGGGCAACGATAAGGGTATCAAAGAGTTTAAAGGAAAGGCGTCTGTGCCTATCCTCCCATCGTTCCAAATTGCCAAGAACTACGAAAAGTGGGGCTTCCAAATGGGTTTCGGCATAGTAGGTGGGGGAGGAAAGGCTACTTTCAATGCTGGTCTTCCCACCTTCGAACGCCAGATTGCGCTTATTCCTGCGTTGCTTGCCAAACAGGGATTCGGCTCTGCGACACCTGCATATAGTGTAAGCAGCTACATTCACGGACAGCAATACGACTTCGGATTGCAGCTGGGGGCAACCTATAAGGTAAACGACAAACTCGCTGTTTATGGCGGTGCACGCTTCAACTACATATACAACAAGTACGAAGGCAACATTATTGGTATATCTGCCAACATAAACGGACAGATGGAAAACCTCTACGACTACTTCGGTTCAAAAGCCAATGCGCTGACGCAGTTGGCAATTCAGAGCCGGCAAATGGCAGGCCAAGCTACCAATCCTGCCGACAAGGCACGCTACGAAGGTGCTGCAAAGCAATATCAGGCAGGCGCCGACAAGCTGAACAAGACCAGAGAGAACTTTGCCGACAAGTATTTAGACTGTACACAACGCGGCTGGGGCATAACGCCAATCATTGGCATCGACTATAAGACGGGGCGTTGGAACCTTGCAGCACACTACGAGTTTACAACCAAATTCAACATAGAGAACAACACGAAGCGCGACGATACCGGACAGTTCAAGGACGGTGTGAACACGCCAAACGACCTTCCAGGTTTGCTTTCGATAGGCGCACAGTACGAAGTTTTAGACAATTTGCGTCTGTTAGCAGGCTATCACTACTATTTCGACAAGGATGCGCGCATGGCAAACAACAAGCAACGCCTGCTTTCGAGCAATACACGCGAGTATCTTGCGGGTGTCGAATGGGACGTAAAGCCAGGCATTACCCTGAGTGCGGGCGTGCAACGCACCAAGTACGGACTGGGTGACGGCAGCTATCTTTCCGACCTTAGTTTCGTAACAAGCAGCCACAGCATTGGTTTCGGTGCGAAAATCAAGGTGGCAAAAAATGCCCATCTGAACATAGCCTACTTCTTTACGAACTACGAGAAGTTCGACAAGGCATACGAATCGACCATCAAAGAAGTGAAAGTGCAGAACACCGACCAGTTTACACGCACCAACAAGGTGTTCGGAGTTGGGCTCGACATAAACCTTTAATGCCGATTAACCATTAGCGTCTGTCTGCTTTTATTTGTCTCATCGGTTGTCGAAAGCACAAGGAACGGCAGCAAAATACTTACAAGCAATAAAAACAAATAAAAGAAGACAGGCTCTAATAGTTTATTATATCTATATCTATTCGTTATTCTATATTACTCTCCCCCCTCTTTTCACCTCGTGCATACAACTTGGTGCGCCCTGTGCCAATGTTGCGAAGCTTGCCTGCCTTTGCCAATTGTGCCGTAACACGATAGGCGTATGTATGGGATAGATTTAGCTGATGACGCAAATCTTCTACCGTAAAGAAAGGCTTTTCGGCAAGCAAGGTCTCAACTGCTTCGTCTATTTCTTCTTTCGTGGGTACTTCCGATGTGCCGTGTTTGTAGGTCGTGTTTACGAACTCGATGTACCTGAGTGCCTCCATCATTTCCTTATCGGGACGAAACTTCACCGTGCGAACTTTGGCATTGCGCAGCCTGTGGTGATGTGTGCGCGGGTCTTCGTACACGTCGCCCTTTACCGCGAGCGAGAAATGGCCAATCCCCGGCAGGTGTACACTGTTGCCAGACTGTAGATGGTGGACTATCTCATTGCGCAAACCAGCCACCGCCCCCACTATATCGGCACTTGTAAGCGACATAGTTCCCTCTATATCATCGGCAATGCGCCTTAGTCCTATCTTCTGGTTCTCAATAATAACTGCCCTATATTCGGCGTTTTTTGCCGATGTACTATAGTTCTTCAACAGCTTGTAATTTACACTCATAACTCTTCTTTTTAAATATTTCTCGGTTTCTGTTCTGTTTAAATACCTATTCATTCGTATTTAAATGTCGTTGTAACAGTATTTAGATGCTGTTGCAATGATATTTATATACCTATGAAATCATAATTATATGTGCATTGCGTCATACTATTTAAATTTAAGTAGATATCTGTTTAAGTCTAAGTATATAGCTACTTGATGTTAAGTATATAAATACTTAAATTTAAGTATTATGGTTTGATACGTACAAAAATACAACAATTTCCTAAGAAAAACGAAGGAATGTCATAAGAAAATTATTGCACTCCCGTATTCTCATGTTTCTCTCGCTAATATCTTTTCCTTTCTCAGCTGTTATTGTATTTTTCAAAAGGTATGAGGAACGTGCGAAACCGAATGCCGTTGTTCCGTATTTATATTGTTAGCTTGTTTTCGTTTTGAGCTTGTAAAGCTACCAAATTGCACAGAAAGCTAACCGAATAGCAAACTTTTTTGGTGCTTTTGCAATACAGAGATGGTATCTTTAAGTTTTTTACATTAAATAACAAATATCTTTTGGTAAAGTTGCAATTATCTATTTCTTTTTTGTAAATTTGCGGTATAAAAGGTTGGATAATCAATTAAACGTTTCATTTTAAACATAAACAATATATATTATGTCATTTTTAACAAACGAGAAACTTGTTATCGTCGGTGCCGGCGGTATGATTGGGTCTAACATGGCGCAAACAGCTTTAACATTAAGACTTACTCCTAACGTTTGTCTTTACGATATTTTTGAGCCTGGTTTGCATGGTGTTGCTGATGAAATTGCACATTGTGCTTTCCCCGGAGCAAATGTAACCTGGACCACTGACCCTCGTGAAGCTTTTACAGGAGCTAAGTATATTATTTCTTCTGGTGGTGCACCACGTAAAGAAGGAATGACCCGCGAAGATTTATTGAAAGGGAACTGTAAAATCGCAGCAGAGTTTGGCGATTACATTAAACAGTATTGCCCAGATGTAGAGCACGTTGTTGTTATCTTCAATCCGGCAGATGTTACGGCGCTTACAGCACTAATTCACTCTGGATTAAAACCAAACCAACTGACATCTTTGGCTGCCCTCGACTCAACTCGTTTGCAACAAGCCTTGGCTTTGGAGTTTGGTGTACGACAAGATAAGGTTACCGGTGCACATACATACGGTGGACATGGCGAACAAATGGCTGTTTTTGCTTCTCAAGTAAAGATTGACGGCAAACCATTGTCGGAAATGAATCTTAGCAAAGAACGCTGGGAAGAAATTAAGCACGACACTGTCCAAGGTGGCTCACGTATCATAAAACTTCGTGGCCGCAGCTCTTTCCAAAGCCCGGCATATAACGCAGTTAAAATGATTGAGGCTGCAATGGGTGGCGAAAAGTTCACGCTTCCTGCCGGTTGCTATGTAAACGACGACCGTCTCGGCTTCAAGAACGTAATGATGGCTATGCCAACTACAATCGACAAGACTGGCGTTCATTACGAATTGCCGACCGGAACCGAAGAAGAAATGGCTGCCTTGAAGGCTTCTTACGAACATCTTTGCAAGATGCGCGATGAGATTGTAAGTCTTGGCATTATTCCTGCAGTCGCAGAATGGAAGAAAGATAATGCAAATCTCTAATAAAAGAGTTTACGAGCCATAAGGTTTATGGCAGTCAATAATTTATAGTGGGTGTGTCAAAGAGGAGGCTCAATAGAGTGATTCTATTTTGATACACTCACTCTTTTTTTGTGTGTAAACAAGAAAAATCCTGTCATCTTAATCTATTACTTATTTTTTTGTTACCTTTGTAGCGAAACAAGGCAATTTATAAATCTATTCACGTAGGCTATATTTCTATTCCAGTGAATTTTTATGATAATTTTAAAGCAATATAATTATGGGATACTGTAAAAGATGTGGTACTCTAATCGACGAAAGTTCTGAATTTTGCCCTCAATGTGGTGCACCACAACAAGAAGATGGTCAAGCGGCTCAAACAAATCAAAGCAGCCAGAACGTCCAACATAATCATGAATGTTGTTGTACGGAACAATCAGGTAAAGAAAAGTTACTCAACATTCCTAAAAAGGCTTGGCGCATTATTATTCCCGTCGCAGTCCTTCTGTTGCTATGTTTCACGAACCCCAGCAAGACTAAACATGTTGAGGCTATTCACACAGAATTAATGAAAGTCTTGGAACAACAAGGTGGCAGCGAAGCTACAGTATATGCGTCTTTAGGTGCAGGTTTCATAGACAAGGTGCTCGTTTCTAAGTTAGATGTAAGCAATTATTTTATTTTCAGCATAGGTTCTCTGCAAGATGGGACGAAAAGCAAGATGGTATCGTTCGGTATTTTAGGACACGTCTTTACATCTGGGCTCGATAAGGAAGCACTTGGTGATATGAAGAAGACCAACAAGACACTTGGTCTTTAACGATACTTTGAAAGATAAAATGAAGTGTGGGCTGTTTGCAGTCTTGTCTGCCACAGTTTTGCTATTCATGTCTTGTCATAGGCAGCAAAGAACGAATAATCTTGCTGCCTATATTGATACGTTGTCGTTGCGTAAGGGAGACCTTATTTTTCGAGAAGGAAGAAGTGCCGAAAGTGCAATGGTCATGGCATTAGACCGCCATAACTACTCGCATGTAGGTTTACTTTTTAATACAAAGAATGGTTGGAAAGTTGTACATGCAGTTCCTGGGGAGTCTGATAATAATACAGATACTGTGAAATCTGAGCCTATCAGTGCATATCTTCAAAGCGATAGATGCGCAAAAGCGAAGATAGTGCGTGTGCCTTGCAAGGCTTATATTGCACAAAAAGCAGTGCAATATGCGTTACACAAAATAGGTTTTCCTTTCGACGATAATTTCGATATGGCAGATACAACCAAGTTTTATTGCACCGAATTGGTATGGCGGGCTTATCTTTCTGCTGGAATAGACATATCGAAAGGAAGACGTCATAATATAAATGTGTTAGGACTCCGTAAAACCAGCCTCTTACCTTCGGATATTACGATGGGAAATACAATAAAAAGCATCAACCTGGAGTAGTTCGATGCTTTTTAGTTCTTATGTCCAGTGTGTCTTTTATCGCTTCTTTTTTATTTCTATCAACCTTACCGTTATTCCGCCTTGCAGTGCAGAGCTTTCGCTACTTTCGTATTTATTCGTGAGTTGAACTGTCTCTTTCAAATAGGTTACAATGCCTTCTGTGTTATATTTATATTCCTCCTCGCTTGTTGCCGTAATGCCTAAGTCCATGTCATCATCGTCATCTTCCTCCGAATTGGAATCTTTAAGAAACTCCTCTCCAGGGTTATCTTTAGCCACGGTTTCATTACCGTTCAAAAGGTCTATATTAGTTTTCAGCCATATTGTACCATCGTCTAAACGTGCCACAGTATATTTTGTTGTAACCGAATCTACATTCTCCGATTTTCCTTCCATTAATGGTTGCCCGTAGTATTTAAGAAGAGCAGGAATTTCCTCAAATACGTCCAGAATGTTAAGTTGCGCTTTTATCTTTTCCTTTGCTTCTGCTATTTCTTTTGCTGTTGGTTTGTGTTTTGTCTGTTTCTTCACTAACTCCAAAACGTCCGGCCATATTCTTTGCAAGTAAAGCTCTGCTATTTCGTCTTTGTTATCCAGACTTTGGAAACGTCCAGAGCTATCAATTGTAAAACGAATAGCTTTATTCTTAAGGTCGTTTTCTAAAAATTTCTCTGCACCATTAACA
Proteins encoded in this region:
- a CDS encoding DNA-binding domain-containing protein; amino-acid sequence: MSVNYKLLKNYSTSAKNAEYRAVIIENQKIGLRRIADDIEGTMSLTSADIVGAVAGLRNEIVHHLQSGNSVHLPGIGHFSLAVKGDVYEDPRTHHHRLRNAKVRTVKFRPDKEMMEALRYIEFVNTTYKHGTSEVPTKEEIDEAVETLLAEKPFFTVEDLRHQLNLSHTYAYRVTAQLAKAGKLRNIGTGRTKLYARGEKRGESNIE
- a CDS encoding zinc-ribbon domain-containing protein, which encodes MGYCKRCGTLIDESSEFCPQCGAPQQEDGQAAQTNQSSQNVQHNHECCCTEQSGKEKLLNIPKKAWRIIIPVAVLLLLCFTNPSKTKHVEAIHTELMKVLEQQGGSEATVYASLGAGFIDKVLVSKLDVSNYFIFSIGSLQDGTKSKMVSFGILGHVFTSGLDKEALGDMKKTNKTLGL
- a CDS encoding YiiX/YebB-like N1pC/P60 family cysteine hydrolase, with the protein product MKCGLFAVLSATVLLFMSCHRQQRTNNLAAYIDTLSLRKGDLIFREGRSAESAMVMALDRHNYSHVGLLFNTKNGWKVVHAVPGESDNNTDTVKSEPISAYLQSDRCAKAKIVRVPCKAYIAQKAVQYALHKIGFPFDDNFDMADTTKFYCTELVWRAYLSAGIDISKGRRHNINVLGLRKTSLLPSDITMGNTIKSINLE
- a CDS encoding malate dehydrogenase, producing the protein MSFLTNEKLVIVGAGGMIGSNMAQTALTLRLTPNVCLYDIFEPGLHGVADEIAHCAFPGANVTWTTDPREAFTGAKYIISSGGAPRKEGMTREDLLKGNCKIAAEFGDYIKQYCPDVEHVVVIFNPADVTALTALIHSGLKPNQLTSLAALDSTRLQQALALEFGVRQDKVTGAHTYGGHGEQMAVFASQVKIDGKPLSEMNLSKERWEEIKHDTVQGGSRIIKLRGRSSFQSPAYNAVKMIEAAMGGEKFTLPAGCYVNDDRLGFKNVMMAMPTTIDKTGVHYELPTGTEEEMAALKASYEHLCKMRDEIVSLGIIPAVAEWKKDNANL